The window CGCCCTACCTGCTGGACGGGGCGGCGATCGCCGCGGTGAACGCGCCGGAGCTGTGCGTGGTGGCCGGGCCGGACGACGCGGTGGAGGCCGTGCGCGCGCGGCTGGAGGCGGCCGGCGTGGTCGCCCGCAGGCTCGCGACGACGCACGCCTTCCACTCGCCGATGATGGCGCCCGCGGTGGAGCCGCTGGCCGAGCTGGTGGGGCGGATGACGCTCAGGGCGCCCTCCATCCCCCTGCTCTCCAACGTCACGGGGGCGTGGATCACCCCCGCGGAAGCCGTGGACCCGCGCTACTGGGCGCGCCACCTCCGCGAGCCGGTGCGCTTCGACAGGGGCGCCGCCGAGCTGCTGCGCGGCCCGGGGCGCGTCCTCCTCGAAGTCGGCCCCGGGCAGACGCTCGGCACCTTCGTCCGCCAGGCGGGCGAGGCGGCCGCGGGCGTCCCGGCGATCCCGTCGCTCCGCTCCCCGTACGACCGCGCGCCGGACGCCTCCTTCCTCCTCGGCGCGCTGGGCCGGCTCTGGCTGGCGGGCGCCGCGCCGGACTGGGAGGCGTTCCACGCGGGCGAGCGGCTGAACCGCGTCCCGCTGCCGACCTACCCCTGGGACCGCCAGCGCTACTGGGTCGAGGCGCCTTCCGCCGACGCGGTGGATTCGCGTCGCGCCGCGCAGGCAGGGAAGTGCGCCGACCCCGCGCGGTGGGCGTACCTCCCGTCGTGGCGCCGCACCCCCGCCGTCCGCGCCGCCGCCGGCGAGGGGCGCGTGCTCGTCTTCGCGGACGATTCCGCGCTCTCCGCCGCAGTGCTCGACGAGCTGCGGGCGGCGGGGCGCGAGGTCGTCGCCGTCCGCCCCGGCGAGCGCTTCGAGGCCGCGGGCGGCGCGTTCACCGTCCGTCCCGGCTCGCGCGAGGACCACCGCCGGCTGGTGGACGCGCTGGCCGGCGCGGGCGGCGTCCCCGCGACCGTCCTCCACCTCTGGGGGGTGGCGGGAGAAGGGGAGGCGCGCGGCGGGTTCGGCGTGGTGCTGCTGGCGGACGCGCTGCGGCGGGAGAAGGCGGAGGTGGTCGCCGTCTCGGCGGGGATGGCGGAGGTGACCGGGGCCGAGGCGCTGGAGCCGGTCCGCGCCGGGCTGCTGGGCGCGCTCCCCGTGCTGGCGCTGGAGTACCCGTCGCTCGCCGTCCGCGCGATGGACGTCGAGGCGCCGCGCTCCGCCGCCGGGGCGAAGGCGCTGGCGCAGCGCGTCGCCGCGGAGGCGCTCTCCGGGCGGACGGAGCGCGTGGTGGCCCTGCGCGGGCGCGGCCGCTGGGTGCGCGGCTGGGACGCCGTGCCGCCCGCCGCGCTGGGCCCGGTGCCGCTGCGCGAGGGCGGCGTCTACCTCTTCCTGGGCGGGCTGCGCGGGCGCAACGAGCGGCTGGCCGGGCACCTCGTCCGCACGCGCGGGGCGAGGCTGGCGCTCGTCGACCCCACGCTCCCGCACCGGGGGCAGTGGGACGCCGTCGTGCGCGCCCGCCTCGCCGAGGACCCGCTGCGGCGGCAGATCGAGCGCGTCCGCGAGCTGGAGGCCGGCGGCACCGAGGTCCTCACCATCCAGGTGGTCCCCTCCGAGGCCGTGCAGCTCCGCGACGCGCTGCGGGAGATCGACGGGCGCTTCGGCGCGCTGCACGGGGTCGTGGTCTCGCCGCTGGCGCACGAGGTGGAGCCGCGGGCCGTCGCCGCCGAGCTGCGCCTGGCCGAGTGGGAGAAGCGCGCCGCCCGCCTCTTCGCCGAGCTGGAGGCGGTCGGGGAGGCGCTGGAGGGGCGGGCGCTCGACTTCGTGGTGCTGGAGTCGTCGCTCACCCCCGCGCTGGGCGGGATCGGGCTGGCCGGGGCGGCGGCGGCGCACGCGATGACGGACGCCTTCGCCCAGCGCCGCGCCCGCGCAGGGTCGCAGGCGTGGACGAGCGCCGGGTGGGACCGCTGGCTCGACGAGGGCGAGGCGGCGGAAGGGCTCGGGATCACGCCGGAGGAGGCCGGGCCCGCGTTCGAGACGCTGCTGGCGCTCGCGGGAGAGCCCGCGGTGCTCCTCTCCACGGGCGACCTGGCCTTGCGCGCCGAGCGCGCCGCCGCGCCGGTGGAGGCGTCCGCCTCCGCCACGATGTATGCCCGGCCGACGCTGGCCACCGAGTACCACCCCCCGGCGACGGAGCTGGAAGAGCGCGTGGCGGCGATCTGGGAGGAGCTGCTGGCGATCTCGCCGATCGGGGTGCACGACGACTTCTTCGGGCTGGGCGGGCACTCGCTGCTGGCCACGCAGATCATCTCCCGCGTCCGCGACGCCTTCGCGCTGGAGCTGCCGCTGAAGACGATCTTCGAGGCGCCCACCGTCGCCCGCTTCGCCGCCGCCATCGAGGCCGCGCTGATGGCCGAGATCGACGCCATGAGCGAGGACGAGATCCTGAGCCTGGTCTAGCGACGACGGAAGCCGCGGGGGTTCGGCGTGAAGAGAGGCTCCGGCGCGGGCGGCAGGGGGCCCCCTCTCCCCCGGCCCCTCTCCCACGAGGGGATGAGGGGAGCACATAACGCAGGGCGAGGTTGCGGCGCGGGGCGGCGGGACGCGCCGCCGGCGAGGTTTGCGGTTCTCCCTCTCCCGCCCCGCTCCTGCGGGCCGGGGAGGGGGGCCTTCCCGGCGGCGCTGCACGAACGCTGGTCGAAGCGAGAGAGAAGCGGTCTTCCGACTGATGGAAACGGACTGAGCATGAGCGACACGATCGAGCGCGCGCAGGGCGGCGAGGCCGGGCGGCTGGCCGAGGCCAAGCGCCGCCTGCTGGAGAGGCGCATCCGCGGGGAGGTGAAGCCCGCCGCGCCGGTGGCCGCCATCCGGCGGCGCGGCGGCGGGCCCGTGCACCCGATGAGCTGGGCGCAGGAGCGGCTCTGGTTCCTCGACCAGCTGGAGCCCGGCAGCCCCTTCTACAACATCCCCGGGGCGGCGCTCGTCTCCGCCCGCGTCGACGTCCCCACCCTGGAGCGCGCCTTCAGCGAGGTGGTGCGCCGGCACGAGGCGCTGCGCACCGTCTTCCGCCTGGTGGACGGCGAGCCGAAGCAGATCGTGCAGCCGCCCTACCCGGTGCGCGCGCGCATCACCGACCTGCGCGGGCCGAACGGCGAGCCGGCTCCGGAAGAGCTGGTCCGCGCCAGGGTCGGCGAGGAGGGCGCGGCCCCCTTCGACCTGGCCGAGGGGCCGCTCTTCCGCGTGGACCTCTTCCGCGTCTCCGACGCCGACTACGCGCTGCTGGTGAACGTGCACCACATCGTCACCGACGGGTGGTCGATGCCGATCGTCTTCCGGGAGATGGAGGAGCTGTACGAGGCGTACGCCCGCGGCCTCCCGTCGCCGCTCCCCGAGCTGCCGATCCAGTACGCCGACTACTCGGCGTGGCAGCGCGAGTACCTCACCGGCGAGACGCTCAGGCGGCAGGTGGACTACTGGCGCCGCCACCTGGAGGGCGCGCCCACGCTGGAGCTGCCCAGCGACCGCCCGCGCCCGCCCGTCCTCTCCCACCGCGGCGGCATCTACCGCTTCCTGTGGCCGGCGGCGCTCACCGGGCGGCTCAAGGCGCTGGGGAAGGAGCTGGGCGCCTCCCTCAACATGGTGGTGATGGCCGGCTTCAACGTGCTGCTGCAGAAGTACAGCGGGCAGGACGACGTGGTGGTGGGCACGCTGCTGGGCAACCGCAACCGCGCCGAGACCGAGCCGCTGGTGGGCTTCTTCGTGAACTCCGCCCCGATCCGCCTGCGCCTGGGCGGCGACCCCGCCTTCCGCGACGTGGTGCGGCAGGCCCGCACGGCCATCCTGGACGCCGACGCCAACCAGGACCTGCCGTTCGACAGGATGGTCGACGCGCTGGCGGCGGAGCGCGACCCCAGCCGCAACCCGCTCTTCCAGGTGATGTACTTCCACCACACGTTCGTGAAGAGCCTGCACCAGCGGGAGGAGTCGGAGTTCGCCGAGGAGCTGAACCTCCGCGAGCTGATCCAGGAGACGGGCGTGTCCCTGGTCGACACGCACGCCGCCAAGTTCGACCTGACCTTCGCCACGCTGGAGCACCGCGACGGCACGCTGGCCAACATCGCCGAGTACAGCTCCGACCTGTGGGACGAGGAGACCGTCGCGCGGATGATGGAGCACCTGCGCGTGCTCCTGGACGACGCCTGCTCCCGCCCCGACGCGCCGCTCTCGACGCTGTCCATGGTCTCCCCGCGCGAGCGGGAGCGGCTGCTGCAGTGGGGGGTGAACGAGCCCGCCTTCGCCCACGCCGCCGAGTCCGTCGTCTCCCTCTTCGAGCGCCGGGCGGACGCCTCGCCCGGCGCCCTCGCCGCGGACTTCGCGGACGGGGCCCTCGCCTACCGCGCGCTGGACGAGCGCGCCAACCGCGTGGCCCGGCGGCTGGCTGCGCTCGGCGTCACGCCGGGCGCGCGGGTGGGGCTGGCGACGGGGCACTCGGCGGGGATGGTGGCGGCGGCGCTCGGCATCCTCAAGGCGGGCGCGGCCGTGGTTCCCCTCGACCCCGAGTACCCCGGCGAGCGCCTGGCCTTCATGGCGGAGGACGCGGGGCTCCGCGCCGTGGTGGCCGAGGACGGCGCACCGGCGGCTCTCGCGTCGTCCGGCGCGGCCGTGCTGGACCTGGAGCGCGACGCGGCGGCGGTCGCGGCCGAGGACGGAAGCCGCGTCGGAATCGGGGTCGCGCCGGACTCGGCGGCGTACGTGATCTACACCTCCGGCTCGACGGGGACGCCGAAGGGCGTGGTGGTCCCCCACCGCGCGGTGGTGCGCACGATGGTGGGGACGGACTACGTGGAGGTCGCGCCGGGCGACCGGGTGGCGCAGGCGGCGAACCTGTCGTTCGACGCGGCGCTCTTCGAGATCTGGGGCGCGCTGCTGAACGGCGCGGCCACGGTCGGCATCCCCCGCGACCTGCTCCTCTCCGCCCACGACTTCGCGGCGGAGCTGGCGCGGAAGGGGATCACGCACCTCTTCCTCACCACGCAGCTCTTCCACCGCCACGCGCGGGAGGTGCCGGGGCTCTTCTCCGCCCTGAAGTACGTGCTGTTCGGCGGCGAGGCGGCGGACCCGGGGGCGGTGCGCCGCTGCCTGGAGGGCGGCCCGCCCGCGCACCTGGTCAACGGCTACGGGCCCACCGAGGCGACGTTCTTCGCCACCACCCACCGGGTGGCGGACCTGCCCCCCGGCGCGCACGCGGTGCCGATCGGCCGCCCGATCACCGGGACGCGCTGCTACGTGCTCGACCCCGCGGGGGCCCTCGCGGGCGTGGGCGTCCCCGGGGAGCTGTATATCGGCGGGGAGCGCGTGGCGCCGGGCTACCTCGCCCGGCCGGAGCTGACCGAGGAGCGCTTCGTGGCCGACCCGTTCGCGGGCGGCGGCGCACGGATGTACCGCACGGGCGACCGCGTGCGCTGGCTGCCCGACGGCACGCTGGAGTTCCTGGGCCGCTTCGACGAGCAGGTGAAGGTGCGCGGCTTCCGCGTCGAGCCCGGCGAGGTGGCGGCGGTGCTGCGCACGCACCCGGCGGCGGCCGACGCGGCGGTGGCCGTGCGCGAGGACGCGCCGGGCGACCGGCGGCTGGTGGGGTACGTGGCCGGGCCGGACCGGGCGGCGCTGGACGCGGCCGACTTCCGCGCCTTCCTCAGGGAGCGGCTCCCGGACTACCTGGTCCCCTCCGCCTTCGTGGCGGTGGACGCCATCCCGCTCACCCCCAACGGCAAGGTGGACCGCGCGAAGCTCCCCGCCCCCGCCGCCCCGCGCGGGGACGAGGGCGCCTTCGCCGCGCCGCGCGGCCCCGCCGAGGAGACGCTGGCGCGGGTGTGGGCCGAGGTGCTGCGGGTGGAGCGCGTGGGCGTGCACGACAACTTCTTCGCCCTGGGCGGCGACTCGATCCTCTCCATCCAGATCGTCGCCCGCGCGGCGCAGGAAGGCGTGCGCGTGACGGCGAAGCAGATGTTCCTGCACCAGACCGTCGCCGAGCTGGCGGCGGTGGCCGGCGCGGCGCCCGCGGCCCGTGCCGAGCAGGGCCCGGTCACCGGCCCGGTGCCGCTCACGCCCGTGCAGCGCTGGTTCTTCGCGCAGGAGCTCCCCGAGCCGCACGTCTTCAACCTGGCGCTCCTCTTCCGGCCGCGCGAGGCGCTCGACCCGCCGGTCCTGGAGCGCGCCGCCGCCGCGCTGCTGGCGCACCACGACGCGCTCCGGCTCCGCTTCGCGCGCGGGGCGGACGGCTGGGAGCAGGCGAACGCCGGCGTGGGCGGCCCGGTCCCCTGCGAGGTCGTCGACCTCTCCGCCGTCCCCGCGGAGGCGCGCGAGGCGGCCTTCACCGGGCGCGCCGCCGCCCTCCAGGCGAGCCTCGACCTGGCGAACGGGCCGCTGGTCCGCTTCGCCCTCTTCGAGCTGGGGGACGGCGAACAGCGGCTGCTCCTGGTCGCCCATCACCTGGTGGCGGACGCCGTGTCGCTGGGCTTCCTGACGGAGGACCTGGAGGCGGCGTACCGCCGGCTCGCGCGCGGCGAGGAGGCGCGGCTGCCGCGCAAGACCACGTCGTTCCGCGCCTGGGCCGAGCGCCTGGCGGAGCGCGCGCGCTCGGGCGAGGCGCGCGCGGAGCTCCCCTTCTGGCGGGCGCAGGCGGGCGGCGCGATTCCCGTCGACCACCCCGGCGGGGCGAACCCGGAGGGGCTGGCGGACCGCGTCTTCGTGGAGCTGGGCGAGGAGGAGACGCGCGCGCTGCTGCACGACGTCCCCGCCGTCTACAACACGCAGGTCAACGACGTGCTCCTGGCCGCGCTGGCGATGGCGCTGCGCGGCTGGACGGGCGGCGCGCTCGCGGTGGACCTGGAGGGGCACGGCCGCGAGGACCTGTTCGAGGGCGTGGACCTCTCGCGCACGGCGGGGTGGTTCACGGCCATCCACCCGCTGCGCCTGGAGCTGCCGGACGGCGGCCCCGGCGAGGCGCTCAAGGCGGTGAAGGAGCAGCTCCGCGCCGTCCCGGGGAAGGGGATCGGCTACGGCCTGCTGCGCTGGATGTCGCCGGACCCCGGCGTCCGGGACGAGCTCGCGGCGCTCCCGCGGCCGCAGGTGAGCTTCAACTACCTGGGCCGCTTCGACGCCGCGGAGGACCCGTCGCGCCTGCTCGCCCCCCTGGACGGCGACACGGGGCCGTCGCGCGGCCCGCTCGGGCCGCGCACGCACCTGCTGGCGATCGACGCGGCGGTGAGCGGGGGGCGGCTGGGGGCCGCCTGGACGTACGGCACCCGCGTGCACGAGCGGGCCACGGTGGAGCGCCTGGCCGCCGCCTGGACCCGCGCGCTGCGCGAGCTGGTCGAGCACTGCCGCGACCCCGAGGCGGGGGGCTACACCCCGTCCGACTTCGCGCTGGCCGGGCTGGACCAGGGCGGGCTCGACGCGCTGCTGTCGCAGCTGGGCGGGTGAGACCCTCTCCCCCGGCCCCTCTCCCACGAGGGGAGAGGGGAGCACATACCGCAGGCCCGGGTTGCGGCTCGGGAGGCAGAGGTTTTCGCAGTTCTCCCTCCCTCGCCCCGCTCCCGCGGGCGGGGGAGGGCCGGGGAGGGGGCATCACCGGCGGCGTCCGCGCGGAAGTCGGTCGAAGTGAGGTGACGTGAGATGAAGTGGCAATCGAGGAGTCGATGAGCAGCGACAGCCGGAAGAACGTCGAGGACATCTACCCGCTTTCCCCGCTCCAGCAGGGAATGCTGTTCCACGCGCTGTACGCGCCGCGGTCGGATGCGTACGCCGAGCAGTTCCCCCTGCTCCTGGAGGGGCCCGTGGACGCGGAGGCGCTGGTGCGCGCCTTCCGCGCGCTGGTGGCGCGCCACGCGGCGCTGCGCACGGCGTTCGTGTGGGAGAACGTCGACCGGCCGCTCCAGGTGGTGTACCGCCGGGCGGAGCCGGACGTGCGGCGGCTGGACTGGTCCGGGCTCCCCGAGGCGGAGTGGAGGGGCCGCCTCGACGCGCTGCTCGCGGAGGAGCGCCGCGCCGGGTTCGACCCCGGCAGGGCGCCGCTGGTGCGGCTGTCGCTGGCCCGCATCGGCCCCGCGCTGCACCTCTTCCTCTTCGGGTTCCACCACATCCTGTTCGACGGGTGGTCGTTCCCGCTCCTGCTGGACGACCTGGAGGCGCTCTACCGCGCCGAGCGCTCCGGCCGCCCGGCGGCCCTCCCGCCGCCGCCGCGCTACCGCGACTACATCGCGTGGCTGCTGCGGCAGGACGCCGGGCGCGCCGAGGCGTTCTGGCGGGGCGCGCTGGCCGGCTTCACCGCGCCCACGCCGCTGCCGCTGGACCGCGGGGGCTCCGGGCCGGCCGAGGAGCACGGGATGGAGACGCTCTGGCTCGACTCCGCGCTCACCGGGCGCCTCCACGCGTCCGCGCGCGAGCGGGGCGTCACCCTCAACACGCTGGTGCAGGGCGCGTGGGGGCTCCTCCTGGCGCGCTCTTCCGGCGAGGAGGAGGTGGTCTTCGGCGCCACCGTGTCGGGGCGCCCCGCGGAGCTGCCGGGGGTGGAGCGCATGGTGGGGCTGTTCATCAACACCCTCCCCGTGCGGCTCGCCGCGCCCCCGTCCGCGCGCGTGGGCGAGTGGCTCGGCGCGCTGCAGGCCGCCCAGGCGGAGGTCCGCCAGCACGATTACGCGCCGCTCAACGACGTCCAGGGGTGGAGCGGCGTCCCGCACGGCCGGCCGCTCTTCGAGAGCGTGCTGGTGTTCGAGAACTACCCGGTCGGCGCGGACGGGCCCGCCGACGACGGCGGGCTCCGCTTCCACGGGCTGCAGGTGCCCGAGCGCACCAACTACGCGCTCACCCTGGTCACCGTCCCCGGCGAGGAGCTCGAGCTCCGGCTCGCGTACGACGCGCGGCGCTTCGACGCGGCGGCCGCCCGGCGCATCCTGGCCCTCCTGCGCGAGCTGCTCGCCGGCCTGGCGGCCGACCCGGGCCGCACCCTGGGCGAGGTGCCCTGGCTCACCCCCGCCGAGGCCCGCCGGCTGGCGGAGTGGAGCGGCGCGGGCCGCGTCGGCGCCGGCGGCGAGCCGTGGCACCGCCTCTTCTCCGCGCGGGCGGCGCGCAATCCGTCCGCCGCGGCGGTCGTTTTCGACGGTGGCTCGCTCACCTATGCGGAGCTGGACGCACGCTCGGACCGGCTGGCGCGGCGCCTGGCGTCGCTCGGCGTGCGGCCGGAGTCGCGGGTCGCCGTCTGCATGGAGCGCGGGGCGGAGATGGTGGCCGCCGTGCTCGCCGTGCTGAAGGCGGGCGGCGCGTACGTCCCGGTCGATCCCGACTACCCGGCCGGACGCGTCCGCTACCTGCTGGAAGACTCCGGCGCTCCCGTCGTCCTCACGCAGGCGCGCCTCGCCGGCCGCATCCCCGCGACGGACGTCCGGGTGGTCGTCGTCGACGGGGAGTGGGATCGCATCGCGTCTGCCGAGGACGTCCCGCTGCCGGACGTGCACCCGGAGAACGCGGCGTACGTCATCTACACCTCGGGGTCGACCGGCCGGCCGAAGGGCGTGGTGGTCACGCACGCCTCCCTGGTGGCGCACAACCGCGCGGTGATCGAGGAGCTCGGGGTGACGGAGGCCGACCGCGTTCTCCAGTTCGCCTCGTTCAGCTTCGACATCTCCGTCGAGGAGATCTTCCCCACGCTCCTGGCGGGCGGCACGCTCGTGCCGCGCCCCGCCGGGCCGCCGCCGGACGCCGCCGCCTTCGCGCGGCTGATCGCGGAGCGGGAGATCACGCTGCTGAACCTCCCCACCGCGTACTGGCACGCCTGGGTCGCCGAGGGGGTCCGCGCCGAAGACCTGCCGCCCACCCTGCGCCTGGTGACCGCGGGCGGCGAGCGGCCGCAGCCGGGGGCGTGGGCGCGGTGGCAGCGGGCGGCGCGGGGCCGGGTGCGCTGGCTGAACGGCTACGGGCCCACCGAGGCCACCGTCACCGCCACCTTCCACGAGACGCCGCTCGACGCGCCCGCCGACGCGCCCGCCGACATCCCCCTGGGGCGGCCGCTGGCGAACTCCCGCGCCTACGTGCTGGACGCGGCGCTGCGCCCGGTGCCGGCCGGCGTGGCGGGCGAGCTGTGCCTGGGGGGCGCGGGGGTGGCGCGCGGCTACCTGGGGCGGCCCGGGCCGACGGCGGCGGCGTTCGTCCCCGACCCGTTCGCGGCCGAGCCGGGCGCGCGCATGTACCGCACCGGCGACCGCGCGCGCTGGCGGGACGACGGCGTGCTGGAGTTCATCGGGCGCGCCGACGAGCAGGTGAAGGTGCGCGGCCACCGCGTGGAGCCGGGCGAGGTGGAGGCGGCGCTCCGCGAGCACCCGGCCGTCCACGACGCCGCCGTCGCCGCCCGCGAGGACGCGCCCGGCGCGAAGCGGCTGGTGGCCTACGTCGTCGGCCGGGGCGGGAGCGCTCCGTCGCCGGACGAGCTGCGCGCGCACCTGCTCGGCCGCCTCCCCGCGCACCTGGTCCCCTCCGCCTTCGTGGCGCTGGACGCGCTGCCGCTGACGCCGGGGGGGAAGGTGGACCGCCGCGCCCTCCCCGCGCCCGAGGCCCCGGCCGGCGGCGGCGAGGGGTACGTGGCCCCGCGGGGCGCGGTGGAGGAGGTGCTGG is drawn from Longimicrobium sp. and contains these coding sequences:
- a CDS encoding phosphopantetheine-binding protein; protein product: PYLLDGAAIAAVNAPELCVVAGPDDAVEAVRARLEAAGVVARRLATTHAFHSPMMAPAVEPLAELVGRMTLRAPSIPLLSNVTGAWITPAEAVDPRYWARHLREPVRFDRGAAELLRGPGRVLLEVGPGQTLGTFVRQAGEAAAGVPAIPSLRSPYDRAPDASFLLGALGRLWLAGAAPDWEAFHAGERLNRVPLPTYPWDRQRYWVEAPSADAVDSRRAAQAGKCADPARWAYLPSWRRTPAVRAAAGEGRVLVFADDSALSAAVLDELRAAGREVVAVRPGERFEAAGGAFTVRPGSREDHRRLVDALAGAGGVPATVLHLWGVAGEGEARGGFGVVLLADALRREKAEVVAVSAGMAEVTGAEALEPVRAGLLGALPVLALEYPSLAVRAMDVEAPRSAAGAKALAQRVAAEALSGRTERVVALRGRGRWVRGWDAVPPAALGPVPLREGGVYLFLGGLRGRNERLAGHLVRTRGARLALVDPTLPHRGQWDAVVRARLAEDPLRRQIERVRELEAGGTEVLTIQVVPSEAVQLRDALREIDGRFGALHGVVVSPLAHEVEPRAVAAELRLAEWEKRAARLFAELEAVGEALEGRALDFVVLESSLTPALGGIGLAGAAAAHAMTDAFAQRRARAGSQAWTSAGWDRWLDEGEAAEGLGITPEEAGPAFETLLALAGEPAVLLSTGDLALRAERAAAPVEASASATMYARPTLATEYHPPATELEERVAAIWEELLAISPIGVHDDFFGLGGHSLLATQIISRVRDAFALELPLKTIFEAPTVARFAAAIEAALMAEIDAMSEDEILSLV
- a CDS encoding amino acid adenylation domain-containing protein, coding for MSDTIERAQGGEAGRLAEAKRRLLERRIRGEVKPAAPVAAIRRRGGGPVHPMSWAQERLWFLDQLEPGSPFYNIPGAALVSARVDVPTLERAFSEVVRRHEALRTVFRLVDGEPKQIVQPPYPVRARITDLRGPNGEPAPEELVRARVGEEGAAPFDLAEGPLFRVDLFRVSDADYALLVNVHHIVTDGWSMPIVFREMEELYEAYARGLPSPLPELPIQYADYSAWQREYLTGETLRRQVDYWRRHLEGAPTLELPSDRPRPPVLSHRGGIYRFLWPAALTGRLKALGKELGASLNMVVMAGFNVLLQKYSGQDDVVVGTLLGNRNRAETEPLVGFFVNSAPIRLRLGGDPAFRDVVRQARTAILDADANQDLPFDRMVDALAAERDPSRNPLFQVMYFHHTFVKSLHQREESEFAEELNLRELIQETGVSLVDTHAAKFDLTFATLEHRDGTLANIAEYSSDLWDEETVARMMEHLRVLLDDACSRPDAPLSTLSMVSPRERERLLQWGVNEPAFAHAAESVVSLFERRADASPGALAADFADGALAYRALDERANRVARRLAALGVTPGARVGLATGHSAGMVAAALGILKAGAAVVPLDPEYPGERLAFMAEDAGLRAVVAEDGAPAALASSGAAVLDLERDAAAVAAEDGSRVGIGVAPDSAAYVIYTSGSTGTPKGVVVPHRAVVRTMVGTDYVEVAPGDRVAQAANLSFDAALFEIWGALLNGAATVGIPRDLLLSAHDFAAELARKGITHLFLTTQLFHRHAREVPGLFSALKYVLFGGEAADPGAVRRCLEGGPPAHLVNGYGPTEATFFATTHRVADLPPGAHAVPIGRPITGTRCYVLDPAGALAGVGVPGELYIGGERVAPGYLARPELTEERFVADPFAGGGARMYRTGDRVRWLPDGTLEFLGRFDEQVKVRGFRVEPGEVAAVLRTHPAAADAAVAVREDAPGDRRLVGYVAGPDRAALDAADFRAFLRERLPDYLVPSAFVAVDAIPLTPNGKVDRAKLPAPAAPRGDEGAFAAPRGPAEETLARVWAEVLRVERVGVHDNFFALGGDSILSIQIVARAAQEGVRVTAKQMFLHQTVAELAAVAGAAPAARAEQGPVTGPVPLTPVQRWFFAQELPEPHVFNLALLFRPREALDPPVLERAAAALLAHHDALRLRFARGADGWEQANAGVGGPVPCEVVDLSAVPAEAREAAFTGRAAALQASLDLANGPLVRFALFELGDGEQRLLLVAHHLVADAVSLGFLTEDLEAAYRRLARGEEARLPRKTTSFRAWAERLAERARSGEARAELPFWRAQAGGAIPVDHPGGANPEGLADRVFVELGEEETRALLHDVPAVYNTQVNDVLLAALAMALRGWTGGALAVDLEGHGREDLFEGVDLSRTAGWFTAIHPLRLELPDGGPGEALKAVKEQLRAVPGKGIGYGLLRWMSPDPGVRDELAALPRPQVSFNYLGRFDAAEDPSRLLAPLDGDTGPSRGPLGPRTHLLAIDAAVSGGRLGAAWTYGTRVHERATVERLAAAWTRALRELVEHCRDPEAGGYTPSDFALAGLDQGGLDALLSQLGG